The following coding sequences lie in one Haematobia irritans isolate KBUSLIRL chromosome 3, ASM5000362v1, whole genome shotgun sequence genomic window:
- the egh gene encoding beta-1,4-mannosyltransferase egh gives MNSNTKHLLHCTLLIVVIIAFEIFSGGIKIDENSFTVLDPWAEYGQIATVLLYLLRFLTLLTLPQVLFNFCGLVFYNAFPEKVVLKGSPLLAPFICIRVVTRGDFPELVKTNVLRNMNTCLDTGLENFLVEVVTDKAVHLASHRRIREIVVPKEYKTRTGALFKSRALQYCLEDNINVLNDNDWIVHLDEETLLTENSVRGIINFVLDGKHPFGQGLITYANENVVNWLTTLADSFRVSDDMGKLRLQFKLFHKPLFSWKGSYVVTQVGAERQVSFDNGIDGSVAEDCFFAMRAFAQGFTFNFIEGEMYEKSPFTLLDFLQQRKRWLQGILLVVHSKMIPLRHKLLLGISVYSWVTMPLSTSNIVFAGLYPIPCPNIVDFVCAFIAAVNIYMYVFGVIKSFSLYRFGLVKFLACVLGAVCTIPVNVVIENVAVIWGLIGKKHKFYVVQKDIRALDSVVVA, from the exons ATGAATTCGAATACAAAACATTTATTACACTGTACTTTACTTATCGTAGTTATTATCGCATTCGAGATTTTTTCGGGCGGTATCAAGATCGATGAGAATTCTTTCACTGTCTTAGATCCCTGGGCTGAATATGGTCAAATAGCTACTGTTTTGCTGTATTTACTGAGGTTTTTAACGCTACTTACACTACCGCAAGTACTATTTAATTTCTGCGGGCTAGTTTTTTACAATGCTTTTCCCGAAAAAGTCGTGCTTAAAGGAAGTCCTTTGTTGGCACCTTTTATATGCATACGTGTGGTAACAAGAGGGGACTTTCCGGAGTTAGTAAAGACAAATGTTTTACGAAACATGAATACATGCTTGGACACCGGCTTGGAGAATTTTCTCGTTGAAGTAGTCACTGACAAAGCCGTTCATTTGGCATCCCATCGACGTATTCGAGAGATTGTTGTTCCAAAAGAGTATAAAACTCGAACAGGAGCTTTGTTTAAGTCAAGAGCATTGCAGTATTGCCTAGAAGATAATATAAATGTATTAAATGATAATGATTGGATAGTACATTTGGATGAAGAGACGTTACTAACGGAAAATTCCGTACGAGGTATTATAAATTTCGTCCTAGACGGAAAACACCCCTTTGGACAGGGCCTTATTACATATGCCaacgaaaatgttgtaaattggTTAACTACTCTGGCGGATAGTTTCCGAGTTTCAGATGATATGGGAAAATTGCGTTTACAAttcaagttgttccacaaaccctTATTCAGCTGGAAAGGAAGTTATGTTGTGACACAG GTTGGTGCGGAACGACAAGTGTCATTTGACAATGGTATTGACGGATCTGTTGCTGAAGATTGCTTCTTTGCCATGCGTGCTTTTGCCCAAGGAttcacttttaattttattgaaggcGAAATGTACGAGAAATCTCCTTTTACCCTATTGGATTTCTTACAACAACGTAAACGTTGGCTTCAGGGAATATTATTAGTGGTACATTCAAAAATGATTCCTCTGCGACACAAATTGCTGTTGGGAATAAGTGTTTACTCGTGGGTAACCATGCCTTTGTCCACTTCAAATATTGTTTTCGCTGGTTTATATCCGATACCCTGTCCCAATATAGTAGATTTCGTTTGTGCCTTCATAGCTGCAGTCAATATCTACATGTATGTGTTTGGCGTCATAAAATCATTTTCGTTATACCGTTTCGGACTTGTGAAATTTTTGGCATGTGTTTTGGGAGCTGTTTGTACAATACCAGTTAATGTGGTGATTGAAAATGTTGCAGTTATATGGGGTTTAATAggtaaaaaacataaattttatgtAGTTCAAAAAGACATACGTGCTCTAGATTCCGTCGTTGTAGCATAA
- the Cht11 gene encoding chitinase-3-like protein isoform X2, which yields MASYVLIEETKNKSPYSWQILLSVLFIIFCGVVYLVISLEQSSHGFPKCLPIHHVNPFFVNRAISYSEAFHIQNTKSPIRLKQKDSNLQIYNKHSAKDNKTRKLIICYYSTPDSNEVYVNLNLTEADVSLCTHINVGMSYVFNNTIALTENITKILDHDVPLLKEKNPSLKILLWIGGGITASDGFSEMVKNHKNRKLFINSLKSILNTHKLDGCDLDWEFPSAYNHERMHFSQLLYEIRQEYRRENKPYLLSLAVAAPEGIALFAYDVTEINKYADYVNLMTYDYHFFTKGINAPLYARKNEQSILATLNINYSVTWWIENGLSPNKIAVGLPTYGHSFRLVNPFNTKIGAPALDVGDTGVQGFVAAGETCWFLQNNILSSLKYDNVTCSPYVSSGSEWISFENELSMTCKANYVQAMGLGGVMIFSLNTDDFCGFCNKGKFPLLRTIYNVLQK from the exons atggCTTCGTACGTGTTGATAGAAGAGACTAAAAACAAAAG CCCATATAGTTGGCAAATACTTTTGTCtgtgttatttattattttttgcggaGTGGTATATCTAGTCATCTCGTTGGAGCAAAGTAGTCATGGTTTTCCAAAATGCTTACCGATCCATCATGTAAACCCATTTTTTGTCAATAGAGCTATTTCATACAGTGAAGCATTCCACATTCAAAATACGAAATCGCCCATTCGTTTAAAACAGAAAGATTCCAATTTACAAATATACAACAAACATTCCGCTAAGGACAATAAAACAAGGAAATTGATTATTTGTTACTATTCAACTCCAGATTCTAATGAAGTCTACGTTAATCTAAATTTAACGGAAGCCGATGTGTCCCTATGTACGCACATTAATGTAGGAATGTCATATGTTTTTAATAATACCATAGCACTAaccgaaaatatcacaaaaatacttGATCATGATGTGCCCCTCCTGAAGGAAAAGAATCCCTCTCTTAAAATATTGTTATGGATTGGAGGTGGCATTACTGCTAGTGATGGTTTCTCAGAAATGGTTAAAAATCATAAGAACCGTAAactttttattaattcgttaaaaTCTATTCTGAACACACATAAATTAGATGGGTGTGACTTAGATTGGGAGTTCCCGAGCGCTTACAATCATGAGCGGATGCATTTCTCCCAGCTGCTCTATGAAATTCGCCAGGAATATAGAAGAGAAAATAAGCCCTATTTGTTGTCCTTGGCTGTAGCAGCCCCGGAGGGGATAGCGTTGTTTGCATACGATGTCACCGAAATAAATAAGTACGCAGACTATGTAAATTTAATGACATACGACTACCATTTCTTTACAAAAG gcATAAATGCGCCACTTTATGCAAGAAAAAATGAACAGTCTATATTGGCCACACTGAACATAAACTATTCCGTAACCTGGTGGATAGAAAATGGACTCTCTCCAAACAAAATAGCGGTGGGATTGCCAACTTACGGGCATTCATTTAG aTTGGTCAATCCTTTCAATACTAAAATAGGTGCTCCTGCTCTGGACGTAGGAGATACGGGTGTACAAGGCTTTGTAGCCGCAGGAGAAACGTGCTGGTTTCTTCAAAACAACATTTTAAGTTCCTTAAAATATGACAATGTCACATGTTCACCATATGTTAGCAGTGGATCGGAATGGATATCATTCGAAAATGAACTAAGTATGACATGTAAAGCTAATTATGTCCAAGCCATGGGATTGGGTGGTGTAatgatattttcattaaatacaGATGACTTTTGTGGTTTTTGTAACAAAGGGAAATTTCCTTTATTGCGAACAATATATAATGTACTTCAAAAATAA
- the Cht11 gene encoding chitinase-3-like protein isoform X1, whose protein sequence is MASYVLIEETKNKSPYSWQILLSVLFIIFCGVVYLVISLEQSSHGFPKCLPIHHVNPFFVNRAISYSEAFHIQNTKSPIRLKQKDSNLQIYNKHSAKDNKTRKLIICYYSTPDSNEVYVNLNLTEADVSLCTHINVGMSYVFNNTIALTENITKILDHDVPLLKEKNPSLKILLWIGGGITASDGFSEMVKNHKNRKLFINSLKSILNTHKLDGCDLDWEFPSAYNHERMHFSQLLYEIRQEYRRENKPYLLSLAVAAPEGIALFAYDVTEINKYADYVNLMTYDYHFFTKGTPFTGINAPLYARKNEQSILATLNINYSVTWWIENGLSPNKIAVGLPTYGHSFRLVNPFNTKIGAPALDVGDTGVQGFVAAGETCWFLQNNILSSLKYDNVTCSPYVSSGSEWISFENELSMTCKANYVQAMGLGGVMIFSLNTDDFCGFCNKGKFPLLRTIYNVLQK, encoded by the exons atggCTTCGTACGTGTTGATAGAAGAGACTAAAAACAAAAG CCCATATAGTTGGCAAATACTTTTGTCtgtgttatttattattttttgcggaGTGGTATATCTAGTCATCTCGTTGGAGCAAAGTAGTCATGGTTTTCCAAAATGCTTACCGATCCATCATGTAAACCCATTTTTTGTCAATAGAGCTATTTCATACAGTGAAGCATTCCACATTCAAAATACGAAATCGCCCATTCGTTTAAAACAGAAAGATTCCAATTTACAAATATACAACAAACATTCCGCTAAGGACAATAAAACAAGGAAATTGATTATTTGTTACTATTCAACTCCAGATTCTAATGAAGTCTACGTTAATCTAAATTTAACGGAAGCCGATGTGTCCCTATGTACGCACATTAATGTAGGAATGTCATATGTTTTTAATAATACCATAGCACTAaccgaaaatatcacaaaaatacttGATCATGATGTGCCCCTCCTGAAGGAAAAGAATCCCTCTCTTAAAATATTGTTATGGATTGGAGGTGGCATTACTGCTAGTGATGGTTTCTCAGAAATGGTTAAAAATCATAAGAACCGTAAactttttattaattcgttaaaaTCTATTCTGAACACACATAAATTAGATGGGTGTGACTTAGATTGGGAGTTCCCGAGCGCTTACAATCATGAGCGGATGCATTTCTCCCAGCTGCTCTATGAAATTCGCCAGGAATATAGAAGAGAAAATAAGCCCTATTTGTTGTCCTTGGCTGTAGCAGCCCCGGAGGGGATAGCGTTGTTTGCATACGATGTCACCGAAATAAATAAGTACGCAGACTATGTAAATTTAATGACATACGACTACCATTTCTTTACAAAAGGTACACCATTCACAG gcATAAATGCGCCACTTTATGCAAGAAAAAATGAACAGTCTATATTGGCCACACTGAACATAAACTATTCCGTAACCTGGTGGATAGAAAATGGACTCTCTCCAAACAAAATAGCGGTGGGATTGCCAACTTACGGGCATTCATTTAG aTTGGTCAATCCTTTCAATACTAAAATAGGTGCTCCTGCTCTGGACGTAGGAGATACGGGTGTACAAGGCTTTGTAGCCGCAGGAGAAACGTGCTGGTTTCTTCAAAACAACATTTTAAGTTCCTTAAAATATGACAATGTCACATGTTCACCATATGTTAGCAGTGGATCGGAATGGATATCATTCGAAAATGAACTAAGTATGACATGTAAAGCTAATTATGTCCAAGCCATGGGATTGGGTGGTGTAatgatattttcattaaatacaGATGACTTTTGTGGTTTTTGTAACAAAGGGAAATTTCCTTTATTGCGAACAATATATAATGTACTTCAAAAATAA